Part of the Thermodesulfobacteriota bacterium genome is shown below.
CGCGCCCCGCCACGGCGAAGACCGCGCCCGCCTGCCCCTCGCCGGGCGGGAGCCTCTTTTCGTAGCCGCCCAGGTCCCCGGCCCGCTCCTCGAACATCGCCCCCATGGCCCCCGTGGGGGAGGCGACGCCGAAGGCAGCCGCCCGGCTCTCGATGGCCTCCCACACCTGGCCCTGGTCGGCCCGACGGGTTCCGGAGGCGCGAAGCGACGCCGACACCTGGGCCGCCTTGGCGGCCCGCCCCTGGGCGAAGTGGGCCCGCCTGGCGGAGGCGAACTCCGCCGACGCGTAGTGCCAGCGCCCCTGCTCCACGCAGGTGACGGGGACCGTGACGGTCTGCTTGTCCCCCACGAGGATGCTCACGTTGAGGGTGCGGTTCTGCTTGGCGCCCACGAGTTCTTCTCCGTCCACCAGGAGGACCTTCTCCGCGCCCTCGTTGACGAAGCGAAGCTCCGGGACGCTCCCGCCCTCGGAGATCTCGGTCACCCGGGCGACGCCGCGCTCCAGGGCCTCGTCGAGGGTGAGGTAGTCCGGCTCCCGGACGCCGGAGCCGAGCACGAACAGGGGGAAGACGGTGAGGCCGCGAAAGGTCTGGGGGGCGCCCAGGGAGAGGGCGCCGAGGGTCTCGGCGATGAGGGTCATGGTCGTCCTCCTGGGGCGGCGGGGCGCACCCGCCCGGAAACGGCCGGCGCGTTACCGGAAGGGGAGGGGAGCTCCCCGGGGGAAGGCGGCGCCGGCACCGTATGCCCTCAGGATACGGGGGACGTATGACAGATCCTGTCAGTCGAAAGGCAGAAACGAAATACGAGGAAGGTTCACGCCAAGGGACGGCCGTCGTAGAGGGCGGCAAGCCGGGCGACTTCCTCGCGGGCGGCGCGGCGAAGCGCCGGGGGGCCCACCACCTCGGCCCGGGCGCCGAAGCGAAGAACGGCGTGGAGCACTTCGCGCTCGCCCCGCACCGGCACCTCGAGGAGGATCCAACCGGGGCCCTCTTCCAGCACGGCCTGGGCCGGGTGCAGCGGGCGCTGGAGCACGTAGCGGGCGGCCTCGTCCCGGAAGCGAAGCTGCGCCCGGTAGGCCTCGCCCAGGTAGATCCCGAGGCTCGCGTCCAGGAGGTCTTCCGGCTCGAACCCGGGGGGTTTCGTGAACTCCTCGTCGAGGGGCTCCACGTCCCGGATGCGGTCGGCCAGGAAGACCCGCTCGGTGCCCCGCAGGTGGCAGTGGCCCAGGAGGTAGATGTCCCCCTGGTAGAGGCGCAGGCAGTAGGGGTCCACCAGGCGCTCGGTAAGCTCCCCCTTGAGGTTTTCGTAGGTCAGGCGCACCCGGCAGGAGTCGGCGGCCTGCTCCTGGAGGATGCGCACGACCCCCAGGAGCTTCGGGGAGTGGGTCACCGGGGAGCGGTGGGTGAGGGCGACCTTGGAGCGGCCCACGTAGTCGCGGATGGAGGGGGGGAAGGCGTGCTGGAGCTTCACGAGCGCCGACTCCAGAAGCTCGTGGTAGGCGCTGTTGGCAAACAGCGGGGAGAGGAGCGTCGCGTGGAAGAGCCCCAGGGCCTCCGCCAGGTCGAAGGGGATCTGGGGCGGGGAGTAGCCGCGCAGGAGCCGGTAGCGCACGTACTTGCCGTCGGCCACCTTCTCGGTGGGGAAGCCCGCGGCCTCCAGGGCCTCCAGGTCTCGGCGGGCGGTGCGCTTGCCCACCTCCAGGAGCCGGGCGAGCTCCTCCACTGTCTTCCCGCGGTAGGAGACCGCGAGCTCCTGGAGAAGCGTCCACTGGCGGATGAGCTGGTTCGACGGCATGGGGTCCCCCTCCTCTCGTCGGCGCGGCAGGCATTCCGGGAAGACCGGGTACGAGGTCCCGGGCTCGGCCCCCGGCCCCGATCTGCCTCCCCGTGCCCCCTATCGGCCGCCGCGCCGCTTCGCGAAAGGGCGCTGCCCGCCTTCCCTGCCAGGGGGGAGTTCAGGTCCCCGCAGCGGGGTGGTGGCTATTCACCCCCGGTTGATCGCCTCGGCGAATGGATTCCGGGCCTTGGCACTGCCTGTGCCGCAAGTCTGGTTTCGACAGGGTCCAGGATGCCGACGGCGACACCGTGGCCGTGTGCGAGGCAGGCGCCAGAGCCCCTCGGTGAGGGTAACGCTACCGCGTTGGCGTCCCACCGTGACGCCCTGTCACCGCCCGGCTCAGGCTCCGAGCAGCTCCCGGTGCCCCTGCACCTGGGCGGCCAGGACCGCGATGAGCGGCTGGGGCACCCCTGCGGCGGCGAGCTCTTCC
Proteins encoded:
- a CDS encoding DUF6569 family protein, which translates into the protein MTLIAETLGALSLGAPQTFRGLTVFPLFVLGSGVREPDYLTLDEALERGVARVTEISEGGSVPELRFVNEGAEKVLLVDGEELVGAKQNRTLNVSILVGDKQTVTVPVTCVEQGRWHYASAEFASARRAHFAQGRAAKAAQVSASLRASGTRRADQGQVWEAIESRAAAFGVASPTGAMGAMFEERAGDLGGYEKRLPPGEGQAGAVFAVAGRVVGLDLFDAPATLEKLWGKLVGSYALDALEAEGSGEVGGDKELRGARDFLARLGAAKAERFPGVGLGEDVRLEAPGLSGGALAADGRVVHLSAFRVGGNGHGGEAARRPRMAQASRRRDYRR
- a CDS encoding WYL domain-containing protein, with product MPSNQLIRQWTLLQELAVSYRGKTVEELARLLEVGKRTARRDLEALEAAGFPTEKVADGKYVRYRLLRGYSPPQIPFDLAEALGLFHATLLSPLFANSAYHELLESALVKLQHAFPPSIRDYVGRSKVALTHRSPVTHSPKLLGVVRILQEQAADSCRVRLTYENLKGELTERLVDPYCLRLYQGDIYLLGHCHLRGTERVFLADRIRDVEPLDEEFTKPPGFEPEDLLDASLGIYLGEAYRAQLRFRDEAARYVLQRPLHPAQAVLEEGPGWILLEVPVRGEREVLHAVLRFGARAEVVGPPALRRAAREEVARLAALYDGRPLA